From one Bacteroides fragilis NCTC 9343 genomic stretch:
- the phnX gene encoding phosphonoacetaldehyde hydrolase produces the protein MKKIECIIMDWAGTAVDYGCFAPVAAFIKAFAGKGLTIDVEQTRKPMGLPKIQHIRELLTMPEVNEQFINRYRRAWTEEDVVELNHLFEKYLFASLKEYTDPIPGVIPTLEKLRAEGLKIGSTTGYTREMMDVVLPEAQAKGYRVDYCATPNLLPAGRPAPYMIFENLTKLAVPDPDTVVKVGDTIADIQEGVHAKVWSVGVVLGSNEMALTEEETHALPAAELENRIAEVKQRMLAAGASYVIRSIEELPALIQLINSKLNH, from the coding sequence ATGAAAAAGATTGAATGTATCATTATGGACTGGGCAGGAACGGCAGTCGATTACGGATGTTTCGCTCCGGTGGCTGCTTTCATCAAGGCTTTTGCCGGGAAGGGACTCACGATCGATGTCGAGCAGACTCGTAAGCCTATGGGGTTGCCGAAAATTCAGCACATCCGTGAATTGCTGACTATGCCCGAAGTAAACGAACAATTCATAAACCGTTATCGACGTGCCTGGACAGAGGAGGATGTCGTAGAGCTGAACCACCTGTTCGAGAAATATCTTTTTGCTTCACTGAAAGAGTATACCGATCCTATTCCGGGTGTGATCCCTACGTTGGAGAAGTTGCGTGCCGAAGGACTGAAAATAGGTTCTACTACAGGCTATACCCGCGAGATGATGGATGTGGTACTACCCGAGGCACAGGCCAAAGGATACCGGGTGGATTACTGTGCCACTCCGAATCTGCTGCCCGCCGGTCGTCCTGCTCCCTATATGATTTTTGAGAATCTCACGAAACTGGCGGTTCCCGATCCGGATACAGTGGTGAAGGTAGGCGACACCATTGCCGATATTCAGGAAGGTGTACATGCCAAAGTATGGAGTGTGGGAGTGGTTCTCGGAAGTAACGAGATGGCACTCACCGAAGAAGAGACGCACGCCTTGCCGGCTGCCGAACTCGAGAACCGTATTGCTGAAGTGAAACAACGTATGCTGGCTGCGGGAGCCTCGTATGTCATTCGAAGCATTGAAGAACTTCCCGCACTGATTCAACTAATTAACTCAAAACTAAATCATTAA
- the rseP gene encoding RIP metalloprotease RseP, translated as METFLIRALQLIMSLSLLVIIHEGGHFLFARLFKVRVEKFCLFFDPWFTLFKFKPKKSETEYAVGWLPLGGYVKIAGMIDESMDTEQMKQPEQPWEFRSKPAWQRLLIMVGGVLFNFLLALFIYSMILFKWGDQYIPVQKAPLGMDFNETAKAVGFQDGDILLSADGVDFVRYDPDMLSQIADAREVTVLREGKKASVYIPEDMMQRLLGDSVRFAEFRFPYVVDSVMVNSPAAMAGIQPGDSIIALDGKPVSYTDFLAAMAERRQNAKALQNDSINPHQISLTYVRDGKTDVLTLTTDSAFKIGVAVNPYTDRLLPVIRKEYGFFESFPAGVALGVKTLKGYVGNMKYLFSKEGAKQLGGFGTIGSIFPATWNWHQFWYMTAFLSIILAFMNILPIPALDGGHVLFLFYEIIARRKPSDKFMEYAQMAGMILLFGLLIWANFNDILRFFF; from the coding sequence ATGGAAACATTTTTAATCCGTGCCCTGCAATTGATTATGAGCTTATCTTTGCTCGTCATCATTCACGAAGGAGGGCACTTTCTCTTTGCCCGCCTGTTCAAAGTACGGGTAGAAAAGTTTTGTTTATTCTTTGATCCTTGGTTCACACTATTTAAATTTAAGCCAAAGAAAAGTGAGACAGAATATGCTGTCGGTTGGTTACCTTTAGGGGGATATGTCAAAATAGCCGGAATGATTGACGAATCGATGGATACCGAGCAAATGAAGCAACCGGAACAGCCGTGGGAATTTCGTTCTAAACCTGCGTGGCAGCGCCTGTTGATTATGGTGGGAGGTGTGTTGTTCAACTTCCTTTTGGCTCTGTTCATCTATTCAATGATTCTGTTTAAGTGGGGTGATCAATACATTCCCGTACAGAAAGCCCCATTGGGTATGGACTTTAATGAAACAGCCAAAGCGGTGGGATTTCAGGACGGAGATATTTTGTTGTCTGCCGACGGAGTCGATTTTGTACGCTACGATCCCGATATGCTCAGCCAGATAGCTGATGCCCGGGAGGTAACGGTGTTGCGTGAGGGTAAGAAGGCATCTGTATATATCCCTGAAGATATGATGCAGCGTCTGTTGGGTGACAGTGTTCGCTTTGCCGAATTCCGTTTCCCCTATGTAGTCGATAGCGTGATGGTCAATTCACCTGCAGCCATGGCCGGTATCCAGCCTGGCGACAGTATCATTGCTCTCGACGGAAAGCCGGTTTCTTATACAGACTTCCTGGCAGCTATGGCTGAAAGAAGACAAAATGCGAAAGCGTTACAAAATGACAGTATCAATCCGCACCAGATCTCATTGACTTATGTGCGTGACGGAAAGACCGATGTATTGACTTTGACTACGGATTCAGCTTTCAAAATAGGAGTAGCGGTCAATCCATATACGGATCGACTTCTTCCTGTAATCAGGAAAGAGTATGGTTTCTTTGAATCCTTCCCGGCCGGTGTAGCATTAGGAGTGAAGACTTTGAAAGGTTATGTAGGCAACATGAAATATCTTTTCTCAAAAGAGGGAGCTAAACAATTGGGCGGTTTCGGAACCATCGGAAGCATCTTCCCTGCAACCTGGAATTGGCATCAGTTCTGGTATATGACGGCATTCTTGTCTATCATCCTTGCTTTTATGAATATTCTGCCTATTCCTGCGTTGGACGGCGGACACGTCTTGTTCCTGTTCTATGAAATCATTGCCCGTCGCAAACCGAGTGATAAATTTATGGAATACGCACAAATGGCGGGTATGATTTTGTTGTTCGGCCTTTTGATTTGGGCTAACTTCAATGATATATTGAGATTCTTCTTCTGA
- a CDS encoding 1-deoxy-D-xylulose-5-phosphate reductoisomerase has translation MNEIKKKQIAILGSTGSIGTQALQVIEEHPELYEVYALTANNKVDLLIAQARKFMPEAVVIANEEKYAQLKEALSDLPVKVYAGAAALCQIVESGPIDVVLTAMVGYAGLKPTMNAIRAGKAIALANKETLVVAGELINQLARQYRTPILPVDSEHSAVFQCLAGEVGNPIEKVILTASGGPFRTCTMEQLKTVTKVQALKHPNWEMGAKITIDSASMMNKGFEVIEAKWLFGVQPSQIEVVVHPQSVIHSMVQFEDGAIKAQLGMPDMRLPIQYAFSYPDRINSSFDRLDFSKCTNLTFEQPDTKRFRNLALAYESMYRGGNMPCIVNAANEVVVAAFLRDEISFLGMSDVIEHTMGQVSFVQTPTYDDYVATDAEARRIARELICK, from the coding sequence ATGAACGAGATAAAGAAGAAACAAATAGCTATCTTAGGCTCTACGGGTTCTATTGGTACCCAGGCCTTGCAGGTTATCGAAGAGCATCCCGAACTGTACGAGGTGTATGCACTGACTGCCAATAATAAGGTAGATCTCCTGATAGCCCAGGCACGTAAGTTTATGCCTGAGGCTGTAGTTATAGCCAATGAAGAGAAATATGCCCAACTGAAAGAGGCTCTCAGCGACCTGCCTGTTAAGGTGTATGCAGGTGCTGCTGCGTTATGCCAGATTGTAGAGTCCGGCCCTATCGATGTAGTTCTGACCGCTATGGTGGGGTATGCGGGATTGAAGCCGACCATGAATGCCATTCGTGCCGGAAAAGCCATTGCCCTTGCCAATAAAGAGACACTGGTAGTTGCCGGAGAGTTGATTAATCAGTTAGCCCGGCAATACCGTACACCGATTCTTCCTGTCGATTCCGAACATTCGGCAGTATTTCAGTGTTTGGCCGGAGAGGTAGGCAATCCGATAGAGAAAGTTATCCTGACTGCTTCCGGAGGTCCTTTCCGTACATGTACTATGGAACAGTTGAAGACTGTGACAAAAGTACAGGCTCTCAAACATCCGAATTGGGAAATGGGAGCTAAGATCACTATTGACTCTGCCTCGATGATGAACAAGGGGTTCGAAGTGATCGAAGCCAAATGGTTGTTTGGCGTACAGCCCAGCCAGATTGAGGTGGTGGTACATCCGCAGTCGGTTATTCATTCGATGGTGCAGTTTGAGGATGGAGCAATAAAGGCCCAGTTGGGAATGCCCGATATGCGTCTGCCCATTCAGTATGCTTTCTCTTATCCCGATCGTATCAATTCGTCTTTCGACCGGCTTGATTTTTCGAAATGTACGAACCTTACTTTTGAGCAACCCGATACCAAGCGGTTCCGTAATCTGGCATTGGCCTATGAATCGATGTATAGGGGAGGGAATATGCCTTGCATCGTAAATGCGGCCAACGAGGTGGTTGTGGCGGCTTTTCTTCGTGATGAAATCAGCTTTCTCGGCATGAGTGATGTGATAGAACATACCATGGGGCAGGTGTCTTTCGTACAGACTCCTACTTACGACGACTATGTGGCAACCGATGCGGAAGCACGCCGGATTGCCCGTGAATTAATATGTAAATAA
- a CDS encoding M23 family metallopeptidase, producing MPKKKRSKAFWNNIKFKYKLTIINENTLEEVVGLHVSKLNGLSVLLSVLTVLFLFAAAIITFTPLRNYLPGYMNSDIRAQVVENALRVDSLQQLVDRQNMYIMNIQDIFSGTVRVDTVQSMDSLTAMREDSLIARSEREEAFRRQYEETEKYNLTSITAQPDVNGLIFYRPTRGMISDHFDAEKKHFGTDIAANPNESVLATLDGTVILSTYTAETGYLIEVQHNQDFVSVYKHCGSLLKREGDTVKGGEAIALVGNSGTLTTGPHLHFELWHRGRPVNPEKYIVF from the coding sequence ATGCCGAAAAAGAAACGTAGTAAAGCCTTTTGGAACAATATCAAGTTCAAGTATAAACTCACTATCATCAACGAGAATACACTCGAAGAGGTGGTGGGACTTCATGTATCCAAGCTGAATGGTCTTTCCGTGTTACTTTCGGTTCTGACCGTGCTTTTCCTGTTTGCCGCTGCCATTATCACTTTTACTCCTTTACGCAACTATTTGCCGGGATATATGAATAGTGATATTCGTGCTCAGGTTGTGGAAAATGCCTTGCGGGTAGATTCTTTGCAACAGTTGGTAGACCGTCAGAATATGTATATCATGAATATACAGGATATCTTCAGCGGCACCGTGCGGGTGGATACTGTACAGTCAATGGACTCATTGACCGCCATGCGTGAAGATTCGCTGATTGCCCGTTCCGAACGTGAAGAAGCTTTCCGTCGTCAATATGAAGAGACCGAAAAATATAATCTGACCTCTATTACCGCACAGCCCGATGTCAACGGACTGATTTTTTATCGTCCGACCCGTGGCATGATTTCCGATCATTTTGATGCCGAAAAGAAACATTTTGGAACCGATATTGCCGCCAATCCCAACGAAAGTGTATTGGCCACTTTGGACGGTACAGTCATATTGAGTACCTATACGGCCGAAACCGGTTACCTGATCGAGGTACAGCATAACCAGGATTTTGTATCAGTCTATAAACATTGCGGTTCGTTGCTGAAGCGTGAAGGCGATACTGTGAAGGGAGGTGAAGCTATTGCCTTGGTTGGGAATAGCGGAACGCTCACTACCGGTCCGCATCTTCATTTTGAACTTTGGCACAGAGGACGGCCGGTTAATCCTGAAAAATACATTGTATTCTAA
- the rimM gene encoding ribosome maturation factor RimM (Essential for efficient processing of 16S rRNA), whose product MIKREDVYKIGLFNKPHGIHGELSFTFTDDIFDRADCDYLICRLDDIFVPFFIEEYRFRSDSTALVKLEGVDTAERARMFTNVEVYFPVKHAEEAGPGELSWDFFVGFRVEDVRHGALGKVTDVDTSTVNTLFVVDRDGDELLIPAQEELIAGIDQKHKIITVDLPEGLLSLDECDDEES is encoded by the coding sequence ATGATAAAAAGAGAAGATGTATACAAGATAGGCTTGTTCAATAAGCCACACGGCATACACGGTGAATTGTCGTTCACCTTTACCGACGATATTTTCGATCGGGCGGATTGTGATTATCTGATTTGCCGGTTAGATGATATTTTTGTTCCTTTCTTTATAGAAGAGTATCGTTTCCGGTCCGATTCCACAGCTTTGGTGAAACTCGAAGGTGTAGACACTGCCGAACGTGCCCGTATGTTCACCAACGTGGAAGTTTATTTTCCGGTGAAACATGCCGAAGAAGCCGGTCCCGGGGAGTTGTCCTGGGATTTCTTTGTCGGATTCCGGGTGGAAGATGTCCGTCACGGTGCTTTGGGAAAGGTGACGGATGTGGATACGTCTACCGTTAATACACTGTTTGTAGTGGACCGTGATGGCGATGAATTGCTGATTCCTGCACAAGAGGAATTAATTGCCGGTATCGATCAGAAGCACAAAATCATTACAGTCGATTTGCCCGAAGGCCTGCTGTCTTTGGACGAGTGCGATGATGAAGAAAGTTAA
- the murA gene encoding UDP-N-acetylglucosamine 1-carboxyvinyltransferase gives MASFVIEGGHRLSGEIHPQGAKNEVLQIICATLLTAEEVTVNNIPDILDVNNLIQLMRDMGVTVAKTGVDSYSFKAANVDLAYLESDNFLKKCSSLRGSVMLIGPMVARFGKAMISKPGGDKIGRRRLDTHFIGIQNLGADFTYNEEREIYEISAEELKGTSMLLDEASVTGTANIVMAAVLAKGKTTIYNAACEPYLQQLCKMLNRMGAKISGIASNLLTIEGVEELHGTDHTVLPDMIEVGSFIGMAAMTRSEITIKNVSYENLGIIPESFRRLGIKLEQRGDDIFVPAQDCYQIESFIDGSIMTIADAPWPGLTPDLLSVMLVVATQAKGSVLIHQKMFESRLFFVDKLIDMGAQIILCDPHRAVVIGHNHGFTLRGGNMTSPDIRAGIALLIAAMSAEGISRIHNIEQIDRGYQNIEGRLNAIGARITRI, from the coding sequence ATGGCTTCATTTGTAATCGAAGGAGGGCACAGACTTAGTGGGGAAATTCATCCCCAAGGTGCCAAAAACGAAGTGTTGCAGATTATCTGCGCTACATTGCTTACTGCCGAAGAAGTAACAGTGAATAACATTCCGGACATCCTGGACGTCAATAACCTGATTCAGTTAATGCGGGATATGGGCGTGACGGTTGCAAAAACAGGTGTCGATTCGTATAGTTTTAAGGCCGCGAATGTCGATCTGGCCTATTTGGAAAGTGACAACTTCCTGAAGAAGTGTTCCAGCCTGCGGGGATCTGTGATGCTGATCGGTCCTATGGTCGCCCGTTTCGGTAAAGCCATGATTTCAAAGCCGGGAGGAGACAAGATCGGGCGTCGGCGTCTGGATACGCATTTTATAGGAATCCAGAATCTGGGAGCCGATTTTACTTATAATGAAGAGCGGGAAATATACGAAATTTCGGCCGAAGAATTGAAAGGTACATCTATGTTGCTCGATGAAGCTTCTGTGACCGGAACTGCCAATATCGTGATGGCCGCTGTACTAGCCAAAGGTAAAACGACGATTTATAATGCGGCCTGTGAGCCCTATCTGCAGCAGCTTTGTAAGATGCTGAACCGGATGGGAGCGAAGATCAGTGGAATTGCTTCGAACTTATTGACTATCGAAGGAGTGGAGGAACTTCACGGTACCGATCACACTGTGTTGCCGGATATGATCGAGGTGGGTAGCTTCATTGGTATGGCTGCCATGACCCGTAGCGAAATCACAATCAAAAATGTGTCATACGAAAATCTGGGTATTATTCCCGAAAGTTTCCGCCGTCTGGGTATTAAACTCGAACAGAGAGGAGATGATATTTTTGTTCCGGCACAGGATTGCTATCAGATCGAGTCGTTTATCGACGGTTCCATCATGACCATTGCCGATGCTCCCTGGCCGGGACTGACTCCGGACTTGTTGAGCGTCATGCTGGTAGTGGCTACCCAGGCAAAAGGTAGTGTACTGATTCATCAGAAGATGTTCGAGAGCCGTCTTTTCTTTGTCGATAAACTGATTGACATGGGCGCACAGATTATTCTTTGCGATCCGCACCGTGCGGTTGTTATCGGACATAATCATGGATTTACTTTGCGGGGAGGCAATATGACCTCTCCGGATATCCGTGCCGGTATCGCTTTGCTTATTGCGGCTATGAGCGCCGAAGGTATCAGCCGGATTCATAACATCGAGCAGATAGACCGCGGATATCAAAATATCGAAGGTCGACTCAACGCTATCGGTGCAAGAATTACACGAATATGA
- a CDS encoding DUF4290 domain-containing protein — MQYNTQQKRMPLPEYGRSIQNMVDFALTIQDRSERQRCANTIINIMGNMFPHLRDVPDFKHKLWDHLAIMADFKLDIDYPYEIIRKDNLVTKPDPIPYPSTKIRYRHYGRTLEILIKKACEFQEGDEKKNLVALICNHMKKDYMAWNKDTVDDRKIAEDLAEFSGGKLQMDDEILRLMSERIAQNYRPRTNNNNNQRNNNQRRKF; from the coding sequence ATGCAGTATAATACTCAACAGAAAAGAATGCCGCTGCCGGAATATGGTCGCAGTATCCAGAATATGGTTGACTTTGCGTTGACTATCCAGGATCGTTCCGAACGTCAGCGTTGTGCCAATACCATTATCAATATCATGGGTAATATGTTTCCCCATTTGAGAGATGTACCCGATTTCAAGCATAAATTATGGGATCATCTGGCTATTATGGCCGACTTTAAGCTTGATATCGATTATCCTTACGAGATTATCCGTAAAGACAATCTGGTAACGAAACCGGATCCGATTCCTTATCCAAGTACTAAGATCCGCTACCGCCACTATGGTCGTACATTGGAAATATTAATCAAAAAAGCGTGTGAATTTCAGGAAGGGGATGAAAAGAAGAATCTGGTAGCCCTTATCTGCAATCACATGAAGAAAGACTATATGGCATGGAATAAAGATACGGTAGACGACCGGAAAATCGCCGAAGACCTGGCCGAATTCTCGGGAGGCAAATTGCAGATGGATGACGAGATTCTGCGTCTGATGTCTGAACGTATTGCTCAGAACTACCGTCCACGTACGAATAACAACAATAACCAGAGAAATAATAATCAGAGAAGAAAATTCTGA
- the tsaB gene encoding tRNA (adenosine(37)-N6)-threonylcarbamoyltransferase complex dimerization subunit type 1 TsaB, whose translation MSCILHIETSTAVCSVAVSEDGQNIFVKEDLKGPSHAVSLGVFVDEALSFIDSHAIPLDAVAVSCGPGSYTGLRIGVSMAKGICYGRNVPLIGIPTLEVLSVPVLLYHELPEDALLCPMIDARRMEVYAAIYDRALNVKREISADIVDENSYLEYLEQHPVYFFGNGAAKCREKITHPNAHFIDDLHPLAKMMFPLAEKAVAINDYKDVAYFEPFYLKEFVASQPKKLL comes from the coding sequence ATGTCGTGTATCCTACATATTGAGACTTCTACCGCCGTTTGTTCGGTAGCAGTAAGTGAAGACGGGCAGAATATTTTTGTGAAAGAAGACCTTAAGGGGCCTTCACATGCCGTTTCGTTGGGAGTATTTGTGGATGAAGCGTTGTCTTTCATCGATAGTCATGCCATTCCTTTGGATGCGGTAGCCGTCAGTTGTGGTCCCGGATCGTATACCGGGCTTCGCATTGGCGTTTCGATGGCAAAGGGTATTTGTTACGGACGTAATGTCCCGTTGATCGGTATCCCGACATTGGAAGTGTTGAGTGTACCTGTGCTGCTTTATCATGAATTGCCGGAAGATGCATTGCTATGCCCGATGATTGATGCACGGCGGATGGAGGTATATGCGGCTATCTATGACCGTGCGTTGAATGTGAAGCGTGAGATTTCCGCCGATATCGTGGACGAGAATTCTTATCTTGAATATCTGGAACAGCATCCTGTCTATTTCTTTGGAAATGGAGCCGCAAAGTGCCGTGAAAAGATTACGCACCCCAATGCGCATTTTATAGATGATCTTCATCCGTTGGCAAAGATGATGTTCCCGCTTGCAGAAAAGGCCGTTGCAATCAACGACTATAAAGATGTGGCCTATTTTGAGCCTTTCTATCTGAAAGAGTTTGTGGCTTCGCAACCCAAGAAGTTACTTTAA
- a CDS encoding YicC/YloC family endoribonuclease, with protein sequence MIQSMTGYGKATAELPDKKINVEIKSLNSKAMDLSARIAPAYREKEMEIRNEIARVLERGKVDFSLWVEKKECADAATPINQVLVEGYYNQIKAISENLHIAVPTDWFQTLLRMPDVMTRTETQELSEEEWGIVYAAVKEAVSHLVDFRKQEGAALEKKFREKIANIHRLLESVTPYEKERVDKVKERITDALEKTLNVDYDKNRLEQELIYYIEKLDINEEKQRLGNHLKYFISTLESGSGQGKKLGFIAQEMGREINTLGSKSNHAEMQKIVVQMKDELEQIKEQVLNVM encoded by the coding sequence ATGATACAATCCATGACGGGATATGGCAAAGCAACTGCCGAACTTCCCGATAAGAAGATTAACGTAGAGATAAAATCGCTTAATAGCAAAGCGATGGATTTGTCGGCACGTATCGCACCGGCATACCGTGAAAAAGAGATGGAAATCCGCAATGAAATTGCACGTGTGCTGGAACGTGGAAAAGTTGACTTCAGCCTCTGGGTGGAAAAGAAAGAGTGTGCAGACGCTGCCACTCCCATCAACCAAGTATTGGTAGAAGGATATTACAACCAAATCAAAGCTATCTCCGAAAACCTCCACATTGCAGTACCTACTGACTGGTTTCAGACTTTACTCCGTATGCCGGATGTAATGACCCGTACCGAAACACAGGAGTTGAGTGAGGAAGAATGGGGAATAGTGTACGCAGCAGTCAAAGAGGCTGTTTCACATTTAGTCGATTTCCGAAAACAAGAGGGTGCTGCTCTGGAAAAAAAGTTCCGGGAAAAAATCGCGAATATCCATCGTCTGCTCGAATCGGTAACCCCTTATGAAAAAGAACGGGTAGATAAGGTTAAAGAACGTATCACCGATGCACTGGAGAAAACACTCAATGTGGACTATGATAAGAACCGTCTCGAACAGGAACTGATCTACTACATCGAGAAACTCGATATCAACGAGGAGAAACAACGTTTGGGCAATCATCTGAAATACTTCATCAGTACGCTTGAAAGTGGCAGCGGACAAGGTAAAAAGCTGGGATTCATCGCTCAGGAAATGGGACGGGAGATCAATACACTCGGCAGTAAATCGAACCACGCTGAAATGCAAAAAATCGTGGTACAGATGAAAGACGAACTGGAGCAGATCAAAGAACAGGTGCTGAATGTGATGTAA
- the gmk gene encoding guanylate kinase has translation MNPTERITTPHKTGEAKVIIFSAPSGSGKSTIINYLLAQKLNLAFSISATSRPPRGNEKHGVEYFFLSPDEFRQRIANNEFLEYEEVYTDRFYGTLKAQVEKQLAAGQNVVFDVDVVGGCNIKKYYGERALSLFIQPPCIDELRRRLIGRGTDTPEVIESRIAKAEYELSFAPKFDKVIINDDLETAKAHALKVIKEFLGIDTE, from the coding sequence ATGAACCCAACTGAAAGAATAACTACCCCACACAAAACGGGTGAAGCCAAAGTAATCATCTTTTCTGCTCCTTCCGGATCGGGTAAGTCAACAATCATAAATTATTTGTTGGCTCAAAAGTTGAATCTTGCATTCTCGATCTCAGCCACCAGTCGTCCCCCCCGGGGAAACGAAAAGCATGGAGTAGAATATTTTTTCCTCTCTCCCGATGAATTCCGTCAACGCATTGCAAACAATGAATTCCTGGAATACGAGGAAGTATATACCGACCGGTTCTACGGCACTCTGAAAGCACAGGTAGAAAAACAGCTTGCTGCCGGACAAAATGTTGTATTCGATGTAGATGTCGTAGGTGGCTGTAACATCAAGAAATATTATGGTGAACGGGCACTTTCGCTTTTTATCCAGCCTCCCTGCATTGACGAACTGCGCCGCCGTCTGATCGGACGCGGAACAGATACTCCCGAAGTGATCGAGAGTCGGATAGCCAAAGCCGAATATGAATTAAGTTTTGCTCCGAAATTTGATAAGGTTATCATTAATGACGACCTGGAAACAGCCAAGGCACACGCATTGAAAGTGATCAAAGAGTTTCTGGGCATCGATACAGAATAA
- the nadD gene encoding nicotinate (nicotinamide) nucleotide adenylyltransferase has translation MAKTKTGIFSGSFNPIHIGHLALANYLCEFEGLDEVWFMVTPHNPFKNQADLWPDELRLQLVQLAIEGYPRFRVSDFEFHLPRPSYTIHTLNRLKQEYPEREFQLIIGSDNWMVFDRWFESERIVSENKILVYPRPGFSVDKSQLPPNVHVADSPIFEISSTFIREALATGKDIRYFLHPAVYKRIIQQTDSIDSSHSCHT, from the coding sequence ATGGCAAAGACTAAAACCGGAATCTTCAGCGGCTCTTTCAACCCGATCCACATCGGACATCTGGCACTGGCCAACTATCTGTGCGAGTTTGAAGGGCTGGATGAAGTCTGGTTTATGGTCACCCCGCACAATCCTTTCAAGAATCAGGCTGATTTATGGCCGGACGAACTGCGTCTGCAACTGGTACAGCTTGCTATTGAGGGATATCCGCGATTCCGGGTATCCGATTTCGAATTTCATCTGCCCCGTCCTTCTTATACGATCCATACGCTCAATCGCCTGAAACAAGAATATCCCGAAAGAGAATTCCAGTTGATTATAGGCTCTGACAATTGGATGGTATTTGACCGATGGTTCGAATCGGAACGTATCGTCTCAGAAAATAAGATACTCGTTTATCCCCGTCCGGGATTCTCTGTAGATAAGTCACAGTTACCCCCGAACGTACACGTAGCAGATTCTCCCATATTCGAAATCAGTTCTACCTTCATCAGAGAAGCCCTGGCTACCGGAAAAGATATACGTTATTTCCTTCATCCGGCTGTATATAAAAGAATTATACAACAGACCGACAGCATTGATTCTTCCCACTCCTGCCATACCTGA
- a CDS encoding metallophosphoesterase: protein MKKIIYLLAALLLLLSSCKSKKNLVSPIPRPVLNVDSVRPDSSDVVARLFSPDTSELKKFSVKRKREKTHVASPVITRSAPSIVARGTRITSSAVSVSSVYPGIDRVKKYEFTHRDVPDAFDGFRIAFISDLHYKSLFKEKGLESLVRLLNAQHADVLLMGGDYQEGCQYVPELFAALAKVKTPMGTYGVMGNNDYERCHDEIIREMQRYGMRPLEHQIDTLRRDGAQIILAGVRNPFDLANNGVSPTLSLSPSDFVILLVHTPDYAEDVSVANSDLVLAGHTHGGQVRILGYAPIIPSHYGSRFLTGLKYNSAKIPMIVTNGIGTSNKNIRIGAPAEIVIITLHRLRNE, encoded by the coding sequence ATGAAGAAGATAATATACCTGTTGGCGGCACTTTTGTTGCTGCTTTCCTCTTGTAAATCGAAGAAGAATCTGGTTTCTCCGATTCCTCGTCCGGTATTGAATGTTGATTCTGTCCGTCCGGATAGCTCCGATGTAGTGGCCCGGCTGTTCTCGCCGGATACCTCCGAACTCAAAAAATTCTCAGTCAAGCGGAAGAGAGAAAAAACGCATGTTGCCTCTCCTGTTATAACGCGCTCTGCTCCTTCCATTGTAGCCCGGGGGACTCGTATTACCAGTTCTGCGGTGAGCGTATCTTCCGTTTATCCGGGTATCGACCGGGTGAAAAAGTACGAGTTCACCCATCGTGATGTGCCTGATGCTTTTGACGGTTTCCGTATTGCTTTTATTTCGGATTTACATTATAAGAGTCTTTTCAAGGAGAAAGGTCTGGAGAGTCTGGTACGTTTGTTGAATGCCCAGCATGCCGATGTACTGTTGATGGGAGGTGACTACCAGGAGGGATGTCAGTACGTGCCCGAGCTCTTTGCGGCGTTGGCTAAAGTCAAAACTCCAATGGGGACTTATGGAGTGATGGGAAATAACGATTATGAACGTTGCCATGATGAAATTATCCGTGAGATGCAACGTTACGGCATGCGACCTCTTGAACATCAGATCGATACGTTGAGACGTGATGGAGCACAAATTATCTTGGCCGGTGTACGCAATCCGTTTGACCTTGCCAATAACGGAGTTTCGCCTACTTTGTCCCTTTCTCCGTCTGATTTCGTAATACTATTGGTACACACACCCGATTATGCCGAGGATGTGTCAGTCGCTAATTCTGATTTGGTCCTGGCAGGGCATACACATGGCGGGCAAGTCCGGATTTTGGGATATGCTCCCATTATTCCTTCACACTATGGCAGCCGTTTTCTGACAGGATTGAAGTATAACTCGGCTAAGATTCCGATGATTGTGACCAATGGAATCGGTACCTCAAATAAGAATATCCGTATCGGTGCACCTGCCGAGATTGTGATAATTACACTGCATCGTCTCCGGAATGAATAA